The following DNA comes from Deltaproteobacteria bacterium.
AGACGCATCGCTGCGCATCTGGTCGAAGCGTCGCCGGAAGATATCGTTCAGGCCGACGGCGGTTTTGCCGTCAAAGGCGTGCCCGACAAAAAAATCGGCTGGCGCCAAATCGCCGGCGCCGCTTACGGCGGAAGAATTCCGCAAGGAATGGAAATCGGGCTGCAAGAAACTTCCTTCTTCGATCCCCAGCGCGAAGCCTGGGGCTTCGGCACGCATATCGCGCTGGTAAGCATCGACCGCGACACCGGCAAGATGACCATCGAGAAACTGATCATGGTCGACGACTGCGGCGTGGTGATCAATCCGATGATCGTCGAAGGACAGATTCACGGCGGCGTCGCCCAAGGTCTCGGCGAAGCGATGCGCGAGCAGATGCTCTACAGCGACGACGGCCAGGTGCAAACCGACACGTTTATGAACTACGCGATCATGCGCGCCGGCGACATGCCGCCAATGACGCTCGGCGAAACCGTCACGCCCAATCCGTTCAATCCGTTGGGCGTCAAAGGCGTCGGCGAATGCGGCACCAATGGCGCCCCGCCGTCGGTGGCCAATGCCTTGATGGACGCCCTCGCGCCGTTGGGCATCGAGCACGTCGACATGCCGTACACGGCGCCGAAGCTCTGGGGATTGATCAGTAAGGCGGGGAAAAACTAGGCAGCAGACATTAGGCAACAGGCAATAGTATGATGAAGAGGGCTGCGGTTGTGATGCCGCAGCCCTCTTTGTTTGTGTCAGTCTCTAAAAGTAGTAATGCCGCTCTGAGCCGTCATAGCCACCGCTCAGCATGCAGTATTTCTTGAAACCTCCTCCCTGAATTGCAGGGGCAAGGATCGTTGCGGCCAAGTTTTTCTAACAGTTCTTTATCGCCGCCGATGACTTGGTGCCCGCGTTTGACGCGGGTTTCGGACGCGAAACCTTTGCGCCGCTTGCTGGTTGGTTCAAAAGCGGCTCTCATCCTCGAAGCGTTTCATATTCTTCATACAACTACCCTTCCTTTCTTTCGCGGAAACCGAAGGTGCCAAAAACCATCGATCTTTGCACGCCGTTGACTTTTCACGGGCTCATCGACTATTCCAAAGATCGGTAGTGGTTCAGTTTCGCCAATGCTTGTAGGGGCGGACCTATGTGTCCGCCCGTCCGGAGGGCCGACACGCAGGTCGGCCCCTACATTGAGATGCGACGCTACAAGCAAACGAAGACCAGCGACGTTGCAGTTCTCATTTTCGACGTGAAGGGAGATCGGTCATGCTCAAGCGAATGCTTCTGACACTGGTGATGCTAACGTCTCTTTGCTCCATTGAAGCCAACGCGCAAACTGCGGCGCCGGACAAAGTCGTCGTCAGCTACCCAAGTAAATCGATCACCAACTTTCCGATCTTGGAAACCGCCCAGCGCCGCGGCTTTTTTCACAAAGAAAATTTGAGCGTCAGCATGGTCTACATGCGCGGCGGCATCGACATTAAAGCGATCCTCACCGGCGATGCCGACTTCGGCACCGCCGGCACCACCGCGGTCACCGCCTTCGTCGCCGGCGCGCCGTTGCGCGTGGTCATGAGCATGAATGCCTTCGTCGACCAAGCGCTCTACGCCCAGCCGAAGTATCGCAATCTGGCTCAGCTCAAAGGCCAGTCCATCGGTTCGCTCAACCCCGGCGGTCTAGTCGACACGCTGCTGCGCCGGATCATCGTCAAGGAAGGGTTCTCACCCGATCGTGATTTTATTTTGCTCAACATGGGCGGCACGCCGGAACGGTACGCGGCGTTGAAGTCGGGAACGCTAGCGGCATCGATGTTGAGCGCGCCGCATAGCCTGCGCGCCGAGAAAGACGGTTTTATCAAGATCGCCGCCACCCGCGACTATGTCGATGTTCCCGGCACGGCGTTGGTCACCCACGCCGATAAGATCAGGAGGCAGCCGAACCTCGTCAAGCGCTTTATGCGCGCCGGCCTGCGCGCCATGAACTACATCCGCGACAATCGCGTCGACACCGTGCAATTGATTATGCGCGAATTCGGCATGGACCAAGAGATCGCCGGGCTGGCTTACAAACAATTGCTCGAATTACTGAGCACCGACGGCAAGAATCGCGTCGAAGGCTATCAACTGCTCGTTGACTTCACCCGCGCGTCGCAAAAAATCGACCGGCCGATCAGCGCCGCACAGTTTGTCGATGAGACGATTTTGGATGAGATCGCCAGAGAAGGTCCGTTAGCGCGATAGCGCAGCGAGCCAGCTGCGTCCTTGCCTCCATGGCAATGATAGTTGTAAAGATGCAAAGTCAATTCAGATTTAAGGAGTTCATATGGGAACATTTAAAATCGAAGGCGTCACTCACTGGTCGATACCGGTCAACAATCTAAAAGAATCCGAAGAGTTTTACGGCGGTGTGCTCGGCCTCGAACTCTTGGGACGCCTGAGCAACGGCGTGATGACTTGCTACAACGTCGGCGCGCACAACATACTGTTATGCGAACGGCAAAAACCGCAGGACGAGAACATCGTCGAAGAGCGCGTGCATCACTCGTTCAATGTCAGCCCGCAAGGATTCGTCGCGGCGTGCAAGACGTTTCACGACACCAAAGTCCCCATCGTCGAACTCGAATACCGCGCCAAAG
Coding sequences within:
- a CDS encoding ABC transporter substrate-binding protein, which produces MLKRMLLTLVMLTSLCSIEANAQTAAPDKVVVSYPSKSITNFPILETAQRRGFFHKENLSVSMVYMRGGIDIKAILTGDADFGTAGTTAVTAFVAGAPLRVVMSMNAFVDQALYAQPKYRNLAQLKGQSIGSLNPGGLVDTLLRRIIVKEGFSPDRDFILLNMGGTPERYAALKSGTLAASMLSAPHSLRAEKDGFIKIAATRDYVDVPGTALVTHADKIRRQPNLVKRFMRAGLRAMNYIRDNRVDTVQLIMREFGMDQEIAGLAYKQLLELLSTDGKNRVEGYQLLVDFTRASQKIDRPISAAQFVDETILDEIAREGPLAR
- a CDS encoding VOC family protein gives rise to the protein MGTFKIEGVTHWSIPVNNLKESEEFYGGVLGLELLGRLSNGVMTCYNVGAHNILLCERQKPQDENIVEERVHHSFNVSPQGFVAACKTFHDTKVPIVELEYRAKGHFTGRELYIHDPSGNRLEIRDETWKKGMPEPTFEEIVRS
- a CDS encoding nucleic acid-binding protein, translating into MRAAFEPTSKRRKGFASETRVKRGHQVIGGDKELLEKLGRNDPCPCNSGRRFQEILHAERWL